The DNA window GGAGACGACGATGACGCCGGGGGTGTCGTCCACGATGATGTCGACGCCGGTGGCGCGTTCGATGGCGCGGATGTTGCGTCCTTCGCGGCCGATGATGCGGCCCTTCATGTCGTCGGAAGGGATGGCGACGGTGCGAACGGTAGAGTCGGAGGTGACCTCGTTGGCGTAGCGCTGGATGGCGTTCAGGAGGATCTGTGTGCTCCTGTTGCGTGCGTCCTCCTCTGCCTGCTCGACGACCTTGCGGACGACCTTGGCGACCTCGTGGCGTGAATCCTGCTCGACGCGCTCGAGCACCTGGCGCCTGGCATCCTCGCGGCTGAGTCCGGAGACCTCGTGGAGGCGTTCGCGCTGCTCGTCGATGAGCCGCTCGACTTCTTCCTCGCGTTCTTCGGCCTTTCGCTCGCGTTCGCGGGCGGCCTCGATCTGCCGGCTGAGTTGCTGCTCCTTGAGGGTGAGGGTTTCCTCCTTGCGGTCGAGGAGATCCTCTCGCTTGGCGAGTCGGCGTTCGGCCTCGCGGGTTTCCGCGCGAGCGGCCTCGGTCTCCGCGTCCAGTTTTTCCTTGCGTGCGAGGGCGTCACGCTCGGCTTCGAGGCGGATCTTCTCTGCGGCGGTTTTCGCTTCCAGTTCGGCCCGCTCGCGGAGCGCGGCGGCCTCCTGCCTGGCGCGTGCCAATGCCCCCGTGGCGAGAGCACGGCAGAGGAGGAACCCCCCGGCAGCACCGGCGACGAAGGCGACGATCGCCCAGAGCAGGACCCCGGGTGTAGAACTCTGCGCAATCGTCGTCGTGACGTCGTGCATGGACCACCTTCCTGACGACCCTGCTCGGTCGCGGTTCCCCGACGGGTGCTGAGCGCACCGCGTGCGTGGATGCCGCCGGAACCCCGGCCGGGTTTCCCGGTGCGAACGGGATCGTCAAGAGGTATGGAACGCCCCCACTGCCTTCAGTCCGCGGCCTCCGCCACGAGCGTGGTACAACGCGTGCCGCACTCACACACACTGCCGTTCGCGTTGCACGTTCTGAGCAGCATTCCCCGGCGTCCTTCCGGCCCGGGCGACGGAGGACCGTCGCGCCAGAGCCGTTCTTGTCGATCGTCGCACCGCCCACCCCGTCGGTTGCGGGTCGGTCGGTTCTTTCATCCTCTCGGCGGCCGGCATCATCCCGGCCTCAACCCGATCTTAGCAGGGAGATGGGGTTCTGGTTTCGGGTCGGCCGGTGAATCCGCCGGATTCGTTCGTGAACGACCCGTGGACCGCGGCGGCCGGTCGGCCGATAGACTCGGTACCCGCGGGCGGCGTGGTAGCCCGTGGTACACGACCAGACCGCGAACGAGAGAACCCCCATGAGCCGATCCCCCCGTTTTGTCGCCCGCACGCTGCTGCTCGGTGTTGCGGCCGTTGTCGCCGTTGCCTCGCTGGGCGGTTGCAAGGCCCCGAAGTCCAAGCGGATCGCGATTGCCGGACCGGCCGTTGTCGCCGGTGGGGCGGTCGGGTTGGACGTGCAGAACCAGAACGGGGGGGTGAAGGTGGTGGTAGACGGTTCGCGATCGGAGGCCGTGGTAGTCGCCCGGACCCGGAGTGGCGGTCGAGTGGTGACCGAGGGCGAGAACGCGCGGGCATGGATCGCTGCGGAGTCGGTGGACCAGGAGGGCCGGAGCATCCTCCGCGTGCTCGCGACGCCGGCCGAGGGGATCGCGGAGGAGCCGGTGGACCTGGTGATCTTCGTGCCGCGGTGCGACGGGCTGACGGTGCGTAACGCGGGCGGTCCTGTGGAACTGGTCGGTGTGGCCGGGGCGGTGGACGTGGAGAGCGGCGGCGCGGGCAGGAGCGGGGGTTGGATCCGGCTGCGGTCTGATCACGCGATCTCCTCGCCGGTGCGGCTCATCACGGACGAGGGCACGATCGTCTGCGTGGTGACGCCGGACTCTGCTGGGCGGGTGAGCATGAACGCGCCGCACGGGTCGGCGAAGATTTTCGCGCCGCAGACGGTGCTGCTGGGGGCGCAGGTCTCGCAGACGGCGATCTCGGCGACGCTCAACGGCGGATCGAACGACATCGTGATGCACACCGCGAACGGCGACGCGCAGCTGATCGTGCGCGAGAAGCCGGAGAGTTACCTGACGGCGCGCATGAAGCCGTAGCCGTGGTTGTGTGCAGCTCCCTCTCCGGTTTCGTAGCCCTCGGCGTCGGCTGTCGCACGCCTTCGGCGTTCGTCGCGTCGTGCGGGTTCGGTGGACTCTACGAGTTGCGTGAGGTTCTCTCGGGTAGGGAGCAGGGGCAGGAGAGAAGTCGCCACGGAGCGGCGGGGTTCTCGATCGCGAGGGCCTGACACAAACCGTGTCACGCGGCCGCTCTGCGTGCGCCCGGGAGGAGTGCGGCGACGCATCGGCCGACCTGATCGATGACGAAGTCGCGGTGCCCTGCGTTGAAGCCGAACTCGAAGGCGACTCCGGCGTGGACGCGTGCGGTGCTGTCGGTGTGGCAGTGTGCGATGCGTCCGGTCATGGCGATGGGGGCTGGGACGTGGGGGCGCAGATCGACCCGCATCCAGAGGTAGTGTGAGCGGTCGAGCGCCTGGGCGTCGTCTGGTTCGACGAGGAGTCCGAGGCCGCCGCCGGAGACGTTGAGGAGGCTGGCGGAGAACCCCGGTCCGACTTCGGGCAGGAGCGTGTCCTCGATCGTCATCCGGGCGTCTGATTGGTCGCCGGTGGAAGCGAGGCGGAGGACGTGGTCGCGGTTGGCGACCTCGGCTGGTGCGACGGTCATGGGGTCGAGGAGGGGCCAGCACTCGACACGGGGGAGTGAGAGTTCGGCGGTCGAGATTCGGAAGAAGGAGCGTCGTTGACAGCGTTCGACGCGGGTTGGGAGGGCGAGGCGGAGTCCTCCGCGCGGCTCGTCGCCGAGGGTTCGGGAGTGGAACATCCAGCGGTTCTGGCCGATGGAGAAAGCGCCGATGAGGGCAAGCCCGGCGTCGAGTCGGATGATTCTTCCCGCAGCGGCGGGGTGCTCGACGAGCAGGTGATCGTCGCGGATGTCGAGGAGCCGGACGCGCCAGACGAGGTCCGCGCCGCTTGCGCCGTTGAGGGGCGAGTTGTCGGTAGCGCGGGCGAGGGTGATTTCGAGTGCGCCACCGCGCTGGCGCACCTGCTCGATGCTGTCGCGCCAGCGTTCGGTACGAGACCTGTTGGGGGGCACGGGTGACCTCGCTGAAGCCCGAGAGCCGAAGAGGGCATCGACCTGCGCGGGGGTCTGCTTGAGCCTGATTCGAGAGAGGGGCGTTGCCGAGTCATCGGACGGGGGAGGCGGCGGGCGGGCCATGATAACCACGCAAGGACGCTGCGCCGGCGGAGAGCCGATCCCGGAGGCGTGCGAGGGAGGCGTGTGCCTGCTCGAGTTCGCGTGGAGTCAGACTCCGCCCGCCGAACCGGGCGACATAGAAGGCGTTCGCGATGGCGTGAAGCCCCTCGGCAAGCGCGGGGTCCACACGGTCGAGTTCGCGGGCATGGAGTTCGGGGGGGCGGTGATCGGGCTTGGCCAGCCCGGCGGCGCGGAGGAGCGAGAGGGCCTCGGCATAGAAGGCGGCCTGTTGGACCCGAGCGCGGACTTCGGGATCGGCGATGTGGGCGCGGCGTCGAGCGCGGTCTGCGCGGGCGGCGCGGAGGCGTCGGACGAGCGCGATGACGCCCAGCCCCGCGGCGAGGACGATCGAGGAGGCGACGAGCGCGTTCACGAGCACGCGCCCCCACCACTTCCAGTCGGGGGTCTCGAACTCACCTGCGACGCCGTCGTAGAGCCGGATCGAGCCGTCCTCTTTCGATCGCACCCAGGAGAAGAGCGAAGAGCGGGAGGAACTGTCGAATCCGACGACGGAGGTGATCCAGGCGTATTCGAGGGCGTCGAGGGCGCGCGAGATCCGGGCGAGCAGGCCGGGTCTCGGGGCGTGAAAGCGTCGGAGATCGGCGGGAGCGGTGGGGTCGTGGACTCGCCAGAATCCCGGCCCCTCTTCGACTTCGACCCATGCATGTGCGTTGCTCTCTCGGACGACGTAGTGGCCGGTCGCGGGGCTGTATTCGACGGCGACATAGCCGGTGATGACGCGGGCGTCGATGCCGACGCTCCTGCACATGGCGGCCATGGCGGAAGCGAAGTGCTCGCAGTGGCCGGCGCGTGAGACAGTGAGGAAGTGCTCGATGGGGTCGATGCGGGGCGGTGAAGGGGGGGAGTCGAGGGTGTAGGTGTAGTTGTTCCGAAGGTCGTTGCGAATGGCGATTGCGGCCTCGCGCATGCGGTCGAGCGGGCAGTTGCCGTGTTCGTCGAGTTCGAGTCCGGCGTCGGCGAGGACTTCGACGGCGCGTTGCCTGATGCCCGGGATGGGGAAGGAGGGGCGTTCGAGTCGTCGCCAGAAGGATCCTCTCGGGGGGCGTGGCTGGCCGCACTCGACCTCGTAGCGGAACTTCCCGCCTTGGCCGTCGCGCATGACGACGCCTGTGACGGGGTTGTGTGATTCGCGGCCGCCGTCGAGGAAGGTGACGGTGAGAGGCCTCCAGACGGTGAAGAGGTGGCTTGGCCCCGGGGGTGTGTTGCGGAGGGTGATTGCGAGACGGATTTCGCGTTCCGCGCCGCCCGCGCCGAGTTCCTTGCGTGATCCCGCCGGGAGGACCCCGACCTGTTCGTCCCAGTGGACGGCTTGAGCGTTTGCGATCCACGCGCGTCCTGTGTAGGTGTCGAGGGCCGCGCCGCGGAGGTAGTAGATTTCGCCGTCGCCTCCGAGTCTGACGCCGCGTTGCCAGTCGTAGACGGTGAGGTCGAGGACGGGTGTCTGTGATTCGGAGATGAGTCCGCCGAGGCCGACGTCGACCTTGGTGGAGAATCCGGTGACGCGACCGACGCCAGCGTTTCCCCATCGGCCGAAACGGTCCATGCCGAGGCCGCGGGGCATGAGGACGAAGACGCCCGCGCTGAGGAGGAGTGCGCCCGCGACGACGAGCGCGTTGAGGCGTCGGAGGTCTCGCTGGACGCAGCGTCCGGAGGGTGCGCCGAACTCTGGAACGGGAGCGCCCGGTGGCGCGGCGCGTGATCGGGCGGTGCGTGCGTGTTCGAGTCCGGAGGCGATCTGATGTCGCATGACGGCGGCGCAGAGCGTCGGTAGCATCGCGACGAGGAGGAGGCCGGTGGCGAGGCTGTTGCTGGTGAGGGCGGCGGCAAAGGCGAGAAAGACGCTGAGGGAGAGGAGTTGTGCCTCGTCGCGCGGGCGGCGGCGGTCGAGCATCTTGATGATGAGAACCCACATCAGGAAGCGTGCGAACTCGTCGACGCCGAGGGAGCGATCGAAGGCGACGCGGACGGCGTCGAGCATGGCGAGAAGGACGAGAGAGTTCACGACCCAGCGCGGGGGCATGCGTCCGCCGGAGCCGCCGGTGGCGAACGAGAGCACGATGACGGAGGCAGCAACGAGCGCGGCGCGTGCGGCGTCGCCCGAGGCGGCGCCCCAAGCGGCGACTCCGAGGAGAACGGTTGAGAGCACGAGCGATGGCCTTGGCAGGGCGCGCATCATTTCGGCGCTCCGGCCGCGACGGGGGCAAGGTTTGTGGGCGCGCCCGGCGCGAGCCATGCGTCCGGGGCGTCGGCGGCAAGGCGGAGGGCGCGGCCGGGCGTTGGCCATCCTCGGTCGCCGTATTCGCTGACGACGACAAAGGCATCGAACCGGCCGGGTGGCGGGACGTTGGCGTGTTCGCCCGAGAGCGTGGGTGTGGGAGCGTCGAAGAGGGCGAGTTCGTTGAGGAGAGCGCGGAGCGCGGGCCTGCCCGAGCGAGGGGCGAGTCTGGCGCCGTCGGGGATGGT is part of the Synechococcales cyanobacterium CNB genome and encodes:
- the rny gene encoding ribonuclease Y, producing MHDVTTTIAQSSTPGVLLWAIVAFVAGAAGGFLLCRALATGALARARQEAAALRERAELEAKTAAEKIRLEAERDALARKEKLDAETEAARAETREAERRLAKREDLLDRKEETLTLKEQQLSRQIEAARERERKAEEREEEVERLIDEQRERLHEVSGLSREDARRQVLERVEQDSRHEVAKVVRKVVEQAEEDARNRSTQILLNAIQRYANEVTSDSTVRTVAIPSDDMKGRIIGREGRNIRAIERATGVDIIVDDTPGVIVVSCFDKVRQAVAVEALERLIADGRMHPTRIEEVVEKVKSEVEERIVRIGRETALEVNLRGLHPKIIEAMGRLHYRTSYGQNVLRHSVEVAFLCQIIAEQLGLDGRLARRCGFLHDIGKAMDHEMEGGHPKIGMDFARQHGEKDEAVLNAIGGHHADIPATTFYTPIVMAADAVSSARPGARRESLERYVQRLNELQDIALSYKGVTEAYAIQAGREVRVMIDAARISDDEAYLIAHEIAKRVSEEMTFPGEIKVTVLRETRAVEYAR
- a CDS encoding DUF3488 domain-containing protein, with amino-acid sequence MANARPRPPPCRRRPGRMARAGRAHKPCPRRGRSAEMMRALPRPSLVLSTVLLGVAAWGAASGDAARAALVAASVIVLSFATGGSGGRMPPRWVVNSLVLLAMLDAVRVAFDRSLGVDEFARFLMWVLIIKMLDRRRPRDEAQLLSLSVFLAFAAALTSNSLATGLLLVAMLPTLCAAVMRHQIASGLEHARTARSRAAPPGAPVPEFGAPSGRCVQRDLRRLNALVVAGALLLSAGVFVLMPRGLGMDRFGRWGNAGVGRVTGFSTKVDVGLGGLISESQTPVLDLTVYDWQRGVRLGGDGEIYYLRGAALDTYTGRAWIANAQAVHWDEQVGVLPAGSRKELGAGGAEREIRLAITLRNTPPGPSHLFTVWRPLTVTFLDGGRESHNPVTGVVMRDGQGGKFRYEVECGQPRPPRGSFWRRLERPSFPIPGIRQRAVEVLADAGLELDEHGNCPLDRMREAAIAIRNDLRNNYTYTLDSPPSPPRIDPIEHFLTVSRAGHCEHFASAMAAMCRSVGIDARVITGYVAVEYSPATGHYVVRESNAHAWVEVEEGPGFWRVHDPTAPADLRRFHAPRPGLLARISRALDALEYAWITSVVGFDSSSRSSLFSWVRSKEDGSIRLYDGVAGEFETPDWKWWGRVLVNALVASSIVLAAGLGVIALVRRLRAARADRARRRAHIADPEVRARVQQAAFYAEALSLLRAAGLAKPDHRPPELHARELDRVDPALAEGLHAIANAFYVARFGGRSLTPRELEQAHASLARLRDRLSAGAASLRGYHGPPAASPVR